ATGTTAAAACAGTTTAAAGATTTCTCGCTTTTTAATGATGTATCCGATATTTTACAGCGTTTAGAGGATAAAATCTATTCTGAAAAATCACATACCAAGCCCGTAATTTATCTGGATAAAAATGAGAAACTAAAAGGACTGCATTATCTGGATGAAATATATCAGGCGATAATCAAAAAAATGGTCCTGATTATTACTTATAAGTCTTTTAAATCTGCAGAAGAAACAAAATTTCATTTTCATCCTTTTATACTAAAAGAATTCAACAATCGCTGGTTTCTAATCGGAAAGAAAAAAGCCTCACAGCCTATTACCAATTTGGCTTTGGACAGAATCATTGCAATTGACTACGATTTTAATCATCCTTATTTAGAAGAAGATTTTGATGCTGATATGTATTATAAAGATGTAATTGGTGTTACGGTTAATTCGGGATTAAAAGCCAGGCGAATTGAACTTTGGGTAGATGCGTCAAATGCACCTTATGTATTGACAAAACCTTTACACACTTCCCAGCGATTAATTAAGGAAAATGAGGACGGAAGTATTATTGTCCATTTGTATGTAATACCGAATTATGAAATGGAACGTCTTCTGTTAGGTTTTGGAAGCTGTCTGGAAATTTTGAGGCCTGAAAGTCTAAGAAATCGTATGAAAAAGACACTTCAAGAGGCAATTTCGCGTTACGATTCTGAAAAACCAACTGAAATAAATGCATAATTTTTTAAAAAATATAGAAATAAATGCTTTTTAAAAATTAAAAAAAGATTTTTACCGCAGTAAAAATGTTAAAATCTAAAAAAAGAATAGTATATTTCACTTAAAATAAACCACCAAAACCCTCTAAATCAGGGATATTTTATAACTAACCAAAAATTTATTAAAAAATTATATGCATGCATAGTATTTTTTAATTATATTTGAAATCGATATAGTTACCTATGAAAGACAAAACGATAGATTATATTTTGAGAGCGACATGGCAAGCTGTTTCAAGAATGTATAATGAAGAGGCTGCCAAATATGATGCGACAATGGCAACAGGATTTGCTCTTTTAAGTATGGACAAGGAAGAAGGAACTCCATCAACCGCTTTAGGTCCGAGAATGGGCATGGAAGCCACCAGCTTAACTAGAACACTTAAATCTATGGAAGAAAAAGGTTTAATTGTTCGCAAAAAAAACCCAAGCGATGGTCGAGGTGTTTTGATCTACCTAACCGATTTTGGAAAAGAAAAAAGAGATTTATCTAAAAATACAGTTCTGAAGTTTAATGAAATGGTAAGAAAACATGTTTCAGAAGAAAAGCTGAATCATTTTATCGAAGTTTCTGAAATTATAAATGAACTGATTCATGATAAAAACATATTTAATCAAGAAAACACAGAAAAGGAATAATCTTTTTTAAAGAGAAAATTCAAATTCTACCCAAAAAACAAATTTTACAAATATGAAACGCACAATTAAAAAAGTTGCTGTAATTGGATCCGGAATTATGGGTTCAGGTATAGCTTGTCATTTTGCTAACATTGGTGTCGAAGTTTTACTTCTGGACATTGTACCGCGTGAACTGACCGAAGCTGAAGCTAAAAAAGGATTAACACTTGAAAGTAAAGCCGTTCGCAACCGTGTGGTAAACGAACATTTGGCGAATTCATTAAAATCAAAACCCTCTCCTATTTACAGTCAGAAATTCGCTAGCCGAATCACAACTGGAAATACGACTGATGATATGGCAAAAATTGCCAATGTTGATTGGATTATCGAAGTTGTAGTAGAACGTTTAGACATCAAAAAATTGGTTTTTGAACAAATCGACAAATTCCGTAAACCGGGAACTTTGGTTACTTCTAATACTTCTGGTATTCCAATTCACTTTATGAGTGAAGGAAGAAGCGAAGATTTCCAACAGCATTTCTGCGGAACTCACTTTTTTAACCCTGCGCGTTACTTAAAATTATTTGAAATTATTCCTGGTCCTAAAACTTCAACTGAAGTATTGGATTTCTTAAACGAATACGGATCTAAATTCTTAGGGAAAACTTCGGTTGTTGCTAAAGATACTCCGGCGTTTATTGGAAATAGAATTGGTATATACGGAATCCAGAGTTTATTCCATTTGGTTAAAGAAATGGGATTAACGATTGAAGAAGTTGATAAATTGACTGGTCCGGTAATTGGTCGTCCAAAATCGGCTACTTTCCGTACCGTTGACGTCGTTGGTTTAGATACTTTGGTACACGTTGCCAACGGTATTTACGAAAACTGCCCGAATGATGAACAACATGAATTGTTTAAACTTCCTGATTTCATCAACAAAATGATGGAGAATAATTGGTTAGGAAGCAAAACTGGACAAGGTTTCTACAAAAAAGTAGATAAAGATATTCTTTCTTTAGATTTAGATACATTAGAATACCGCGCTGCTAAAAAAGCAAATTTTGCTACGCTTGAACTGACAAAAACTATCGATAAACCAATCAATCGTTTTAAAGTTCTAGTAAAAGGTACAGACAAAGCGGGAGAATTCTACAGAAAAAGTTTCGCTGGAATGTTTGCTTATGTATCAAACAGAATTCCTGAAATCTCAGACGAATTATATAAAATTGACGATGCCATGAAAGCTGGTTTTGGATGGGAAAATGGTCCATTCGAAATCTGGGATGCTATTGGTGTTGCCAAAGGAATTGAAATCATGAAAGCCGAAGGTTTAGAGCCTGCTGCATGGGTTAACGAAATGCTGGCTTCTGGAAGCGAAAGTTTCTATACTGTAAAAGAAGGAGCAACTTATTTCTATAACATTCCAACAAAATCTCAAATAAAAGTTCCTGGACAAGATTCATTTATTATTCTGAACAACATTCGCGAAAGCAAAAAAGTTTGGAGCAACAGCGGTGCAATCATTCAGGATTTAGGAGACGGAATTTTGAATTTAGAATTCCAATCTAAAATGAATACAATTGGTGGCGACGTTCTACAAGCTATCAATAAAGCAATTGACTTATCTGAAAAAGAATATCAAGGTTTAGTTATTGGAAACCAAGCAGCGAATTTCTCTGTTGGAGCTAATATCGGAATGATTTTCATGATGGCAGTT
The Flavobacterium humidisoli DNA segment above includes these coding regions:
- a CDS encoding helix-turn-helix transcriptional regulator; translated protein: MSQNKNALIRYKTIDKCLQNKYRQWTLEDLIEECSEALFEYEGRQNPISKRTIQMDIQLMRSEKLGYNAPIVVYDKKYYKYEGEDFSITDIPLTETDMNVLTETVSMLKQFKDFSLFNDVSDILQRLEDKIYSEKSHTKPVIYLDKNEKLKGLHYLDEIYQAIIKKMVLIITYKSFKSAEETKFHFHPFILKEFNNRWFLIGKKKASQPITNLALDRIIAIDYDFNHPYLEEDFDADMYYKDVIGVTVNSGLKARRIELWVDASNAPYVLTKPLHTSQRLIKENEDGSIIVHLYVIPNYEMERLLLGFGSCLEILRPESLRNRMKKTLQEAISRYDSEKPTEINA
- a CDS encoding 3-hydroxyacyl-CoA dehydrogenase/enoyl-CoA hydratase family protein; this encodes MKRTIKKVAVIGSGIMGSGIACHFANIGVEVLLLDIVPRELTEAEAKKGLTLESKAVRNRVVNEHLANSLKSKPSPIYSQKFASRITTGNTTDDMAKIANVDWIIEVVVERLDIKKLVFEQIDKFRKPGTLVTSNTSGIPIHFMSEGRSEDFQQHFCGTHFFNPARYLKLFEIIPGPKTSTEVLDFLNEYGSKFLGKTSVVAKDTPAFIGNRIGIYGIQSLFHLVKEMGLTIEEVDKLTGPVIGRPKSATFRTVDVVGLDTLVHVANGIYENCPNDEQHELFKLPDFINKMMENNWLGSKTGQGFYKKVDKDILSLDLDTLEYRAAKKANFATLELTKTIDKPINRFKVLVKGTDKAGEFYRKSFAGMFAYVSNRIPEISDELYKIDDAMKAGFGWENGPFEIWDAIGVAKGIEIMKAEGLEPAAWVNEMLASGSESFYTVKEGATYFYNIPTKSQIKVPGQDSFIILNNIRESKKVWSNSGAIIQDLGDGILNLEFQSKMNTIGGDVLQAINKAIDLSEKEYQGLVIGNQAANFSVGANIGMIFMMAVEQEYDELNMAIKLFQDTMMRVRYSSIPVVVAPHGMTFGGGCEMSLHADKVVAAAETYMGLVEFGVGVIPGGGGSKEMTLRASDLFRKNDVELNVLQEYFLTIAMAKVSTSGYEAFDTGLLQHGKDVIVVNKDRQIAEAKKHALLLAEAGYTQPIRRNDIKVLGKQALGMFLVGTDQMEAGKYISEHDKKIANKLAYVMAGGDLSEATLVSEQYLLDIEREAFLSLCTERKTLERIQYMLTKGKPLRN
- a CDS encoding MarR family winged helix-turn-helix transcriptional regulator — protein: MKDKTIDYILRATWQAVSRMYNEEAAKYDATMATGFALLSMDKEEGTPSTALGPRMGMEATSLTRTLKSMEEKGLIVRKKNPSDGRGVLIYLTDFGKEKRDLSKNTVLKFNEMVRKHVSEEKLNHFIEVSEIINELIHDKNIFNQENTEKE